GACCTCGGCATGGCCGGTGCGGCCGGTGCAGACCTGCTCATAGCTCGGCTCCGCGACGGTGCCACCGGCATAGCCGGAAACGACGCTGCCAACCCCACGCAACCGGCGGAAAACCGCGTCGAGACACCAGAAACATCCGCCACCAAGTGTCGCCTGTTCCATGCCGATCTCCTTTCCGCGCTTTTCTAGTTCCAGCTCAGCGGTAACGTATCAAGGAAAGGCTTCTTTTGACTTCAGAAAAAGAAGCAAAAAGACTTTTGTCCCGTTTTCTCGGTGTGGCAACTGCCTCGGCGCGGGCAGTGCCTACGGCACTGCCCAACGGGATAAAAGTTTTTTGGTTCTTTTTTTCAAAAAAGAACTGTCTTGTGATTAGCCGGTGATTTCGCTACCGGCAAAGAAAAACGCGATCTCGTTCGCCGCGTTTTCGGCGCTATCAGAGCCGTGCACGGAATTGGCCTCGATGTCTTCCGCGAATTCGGCGCGGATGGTGCCGGGGGCGGCCTTTTTCGGATCGGTCGCGCCCATGATCTCGCGGTTACGGGCGATCGCGTTTTCGCCCTCGAGAACCTGCACCACCACGGGCCCCGAGGTCATGAAGGCGACGAGACCCGCGAAGAACGGGCGTTCGCGGTGGACGGCGTAGAACGCCTCGGCCTGCTCGCGGCTGAGGCGAAGGCGCTTTTGCGCGACGATGCGGAGCCCGTTCGCCTCGAACACGGCGTTGATCCGCCCGGTGAGGTTGCGGCGGGTCGCGTCCGGCTTGATGATCGAGAGCGTGCGCTCGACGGGCATGGCGTCATCCTTTGTGGCTAGCGTGTGAGATAGGGCGGGCTTTATCCCGCCAGCCCCGGGACAGCAAGCCTCGCCGACGATCGCGAGCGCAGCCTTGAGCGCGGCCGGCGGGGGCCGGCAAGGCGGGTATAAATCCGAGAAAGAAACGAAGCGATAAGAACAAAATGAGAATAGTGAGTCAGGGGCCGAAAGGCCTCGACTCGGGCGGGCATTGTCTTGGCTGAAAAAGTAAACAACTGATTAATATAAAAAAACGCCAGACGCCAGCCAGTCAAAAGCTGGATTCCCTTTGACGCCCATGTTTTCCCATGATATCCCATCAATTCCCAAAACGGGGCGTCATGCAGCCAAGCAGGCTGGATGGGCTCCGGCCCGTGAACAAACCTGGCGCCGGCGTGGCGCTGAACCGAGCGAGAAGAGGCGCATCTGGCCGGATGACCCACTTTCTGGGCACCCACCAGAACAGATTGGACGCCAAGGGACGGGTCTCCATCCCGGCGCCGTTTCGGGCTGCGCTGCGTGCGCTCAAGGGTGACGGCGGTGGTCTGATCCTGCGCCCGGCGCACACCCATGCCTGCATCGAGGGCTGGCCGGAGGCGATTTTTCACACCCTCGCCAGCTCGCTCGATAGCCTCGATCTGTTCAGCGAAGCGCATGACGATCTCGCCGCGGCTCTCTATGCCGATGCCTATCCGGTCGAGCCCGACAAGGAGGGGCGGATCGTGCTCCCGGAGGCGCTGGTTTCCCATGCCGGGCTCGAGGACGGGGTGGTGTTCATGGGGCTCGGGCGAACTTTTCAGATCTGGCAGCCGGAAGCGGCGGCGCGGCGGCGGGCCGAGGCGCGCGAGCGGGCGCGGGCGCACTCCATTACCTTGCCGGCGGCCACCTTGCCGGCGGCGGGGGCGGCGCCATGACCGCCGCGGGCCATATCCCGGTGATGCGGGCGGAGATGCTGGCGCTTCTCGCGCCGCGCGCCGGCGGGCGTTATCTCGATGCCACGTTCGGCGGCGGCGGCTATGCCGAGGCCATTCTCGCCGCCGCCCCCTGCGCGCTCTGGGCGATCGACCGCGACCCCGAGGCGATCGCCCGCGGCGCGCGCTTGGCGCAGCGTTTCCCGGGGCGGCTTGCGCTGCTCGAAGGGTGTTTCGGGGACATGCTGGCGCTGCTCACCGCGGCCGGTGTCGCGCGGCTCGATGGCGTGGTGATGGATCTCGGCCTCTCCTCCTATCAGATCGACGATCCTGGGCGCGGGTTTTCCTTCCGCGCTGACGGGCCGCTCGATATGCGCATGGGCCGCGCCGGGCCTTCCGCCGCCGATCTCGTCAACACGCTGCCCGAGCGCGAACTCGCCGACATTTTGTTCGAGTTTGGCGAAGAGCGGCATGCCCGCCGCATCGCCCGCGCGATCGTCGCCCAGCGC
This portion of the Acidibrevibacterium fodinaquatile genome encodes:
- the ndk gene encoding nucleoside-diphosphate kinase encodes the protein MPVERTLSIIKPDATRRNLTGRINAVFEANGLRIVAQKRLRLSREQAEAFYAVHRERPFFAGLVAFMTSGPVVVQVLEGENAIARNREIMGATDPKKAAPGTIRAEFAEDIEANSVHGSDSAENAANEIAFFFAGSEITG
- the mraZ gene encoding division/cell wall cluster transcriptional repressor MraZ, yielding MTHFLGTHQNRLDAKGRVSIPAPFRAALRALKGDGGGLILRPAHTHACIEGWPEAIFHTLASSLDSLDLFSEAHDDLAAALYADAYPVEPDKEGRIVLPEALVSHAGLEDGVVFMGLGRTFQIWQPEAAARRRAEARERARAHSITLPAATLPAAGAAP
- the rsmH gene encoding 16S rRNA (cytosine(1402)-N(4))-methyltransferase RsmH, whose translation is MTAAGHIPVMRAEMLALLAPRAGGRYLDATFGGGGYAEAILAAAPCALWAIDRDPEAIARGARLAQRFPGRLALLEGCFGDMLALLTAAGVARLDGVVMDLGLSSYQIDDPGRGFSFRADGPLDMRMGRAGPSAADLVNTLPERELADILFEFGEERHARRIARAIVAQRRSAPITTTAALAALVRAEVPASADGIDPATRSFQALRIRVNDELGEITRGLEAAASLLAPGGRLIVVAFHSLEDRIVKRFMRHAAGRAGGPSRHEPRRWVGAHAPDFTLLTPRPLRPGAGEIRVNPRARSARLRALARLSAVAARTDEETTTP